Proteins encoded together in one Impatiens glandulifera chromosome 1, dImpGla2.1, whole genome shotgun sequence window:
- the LOC124922239 gene encoding (E,E)-geranyllinalool synthase-like has translation MTVLITYADDFFDMKGSLQELQCLNDAVNIWDGEGLDGLGKIIFDVLDNLVNNISEEYYHRYKSDILEGIRDLWRETFDSWMVETCWSKNDYVPTTDECLNLGMISIAVHTVVLIVSCFMNPKIPEHKLRPSEYEDITKLLMATTRMLNETQSYQKEQLDGKNNLVLLYLKENPNVDIEYIVGNIKETVEKKKRQLVELALIDGLNDLPKSSNYLHLQCLKVFHMLYSYANNRFDTETDLVPYIKKAIFVPPNHHVLMPMKGMDKSIPVLPDPSRLNKKSTISSRAFDANFVIGLPRMLTKPRFIKSTSKSALKEGVVLPNFRICFI, from the exons ATGACGGTTCTCATAACGTATGCGgatgatttctttgacatgaaAGGCTCTTTGCAAGAGTTGCAATGCCTCAATGATGCTGTGAATAT ATGGGATGGTGAAGGTCTAGATGGGCTTGGCAAGATTATCTTTGATGTGCTCGATAATCTCGTCAACAATATTTCAGAAGAATACTATCATCGATACAAAAGTGACATACTTGAAGGCATTAGAGATTTG tggagagaaacttttgatTCATGGATGGTGGAAACATGTTGGAGCAAGAATGACTATGTTCCAACAACTGACGAATGTCTCAATCTAGGGATGATATCCATTGCAGTTCACACTGTGGTCCTTATCGTATCATGTTTTATGAACCCTAAAATACCTGAACACAAACTGAGACCATCTGAGTATGAAGACATCACGAAATTACTTATGGCTACAACACGGATGTTGAACGAAACTCAGAGCTATCAA aAGGAGCAATTAGatggaaaaaataatttggtgtTACTCTACTTAAAAGAAAACCCTAATGTTGATATTGAGTACATAGTGGGAAACATAAAAGAGACTGTGGAAAAGAAGAAGAGGCAATTGGTTGAGCTTGCTTTAATTGATGGCCTCAATGACTTACCAAAGTCATCCAACTATCTTCATCTTCAATGCCTCAAAGTATTTCACATGTTATATAGCTATGCCAACAATCGATTTGATACCGAAACAGATTTAGTACCTTACATAAAGAAGGCGATCTTTGTTCCACCGAACCACCATGTCTTGATGCCAATGAAAGGGATGGATAAGTCAATACCCGTGTTACCCGACCCATCTAGATTGAATAAGAAATCGACAATTTCTTCTCGGGCTTTTGATGCAAACTTTGTAATAGGTTTACCAAGAATGCTCACTAAGCCGAGATTTATAAAGTCTACTTCAAAATCTGCATTAAAAGAAGGGGTTGTTCTGCCAAACTTCAGAATTTGTTTCATCTAG
- the LOC124927570 gene encoding S-linalool synthase-like encodes MEPSFSSIETLVKEIKKEMFSSFSIISPSTSAYETAWLAMIPEDPHERKNPAFKGCLDWVLHSQNDEGFWGEEDKDGHPTIDALPATLACILALKLWGIGDDNINRGLKFINESIVIILKEKQRYNHLPYGFVLLFPSMIIHAQKAGLEISFTNDQHMIVEDIFLKRQQILDSKCIVEQNDCSSFLPYLEAILLSYDQVDMGIITKQIGYDGSLYKSPSATAQAFLATGDQRCLKYLQSLVQNFPNGVPPVYPINEDLVKVCVVDQIQRLGLAEYFPEEIQQILSIAYRNYVGINKLHIEKKNDHFLPLRLYNDSLAFRLLRLHGYDVTPGKFCWFLDDEQVIGRIKKDSSQFLSAILNIYRATDLMFSRETDQLGVVRSFSREILEKSMSLAENVNDFVVILPNFLKMVEHELNMPWIARLDHLDHRFWIEESKSHPLWVGKSSFYRLPLLHDEKLLRLAEQNYKFRQAIYRKELEEVGK; translated from the exons ATGGAGCCTTCTTTCTCTTCTATTGAGACCCTTGTGAAGGAGATAAAGAAAGAGATGTTCTCATCATTCTCTATTATTTCTCCATCCACATCTGCTTATGAAACTGCATGGCTAGCCATGATTCCCGAAGACCCGCATGAAAGAAAGAACCCAGCGTTCAAGGGTTGCTTGGATTGGGTCCTCCATAGCCAAAACGATGAAGGGTTTTGGGGTGAAGAAGACAAAGATGGTCATCCCACCATCGATGCCCTTCCAGCCACTCTAGCATGTATTCTTGCACTCAAATTGTGGGGGATTGGAgatgataatattaatagag GACTGAAATTTATCAATGAAAGTATCGTGATCATTCTAAAGGAGAAACAGAGATATAATCATCTTCCTTATGGGTTCGTCCTTCTTTTCCCATCAATGATTATTCATGCTCAAAAGGCAGGATTGGAAATCTCCTTTACTAATGATCAACATATGATCGTAGAAGACATTTTCTTAAAGAGGCAACAAATTCTTGACTC GAAGTGCATAGTTGAACAAAATGATTGTTCATCGTTTTTACCATATTTGGAAGCAATTTTATTGTCATATGATCAAGTTGACATGGGAatcataacaaaacaaataggTTATGATGGTTCCCTTTACAAGTCTCCATCTGCTACAGCCCAAGCCTTTTTGGCCACCGGGGACCAAAGATGCCTCAAATATCTCCAGTCCCTAGTTCAGAATTTTCCTAATGGAG TGCCACCAGTGTATCCCATAAATGAAGATCTGGTGAAGGTTTGTGTGGTAGACCAAATACAAAGGTTAGGGTTGGCTGAGTACTTTCCTGAAGAGATTCAACAAATCTTATCCATTGCTTACAG GAATTACGTGGGAATCAACAAATTGCATATCGAAAAGAAAAATGATCATTTCTTACCATTAAGGCTATACAATGACTCGTTAGCATTTCGACTCTTGCGTTTGCACGGCTACGACGTTACTCCAG GGAAGTTTTGCTGGTTTTTGGATGACGAACAAGTGATTGGTCGTATAAAGAAAGACAGTAGTCAATTTTTGAGTGCCATATTGAACATATACAGAGCCACCGATCTTATGTTTTCAAGAGAAACTGATCAGTTGGGTGTTGTGAGATCGTTTTCCAGGGAAATTCTGGAGAAAAGTATGTCACTGGCAGAAAATGTCAATGATTTTGTTGTCATATTACCAAACTTTCTCAAAATG GTTGAGCATGAACTTAATATGCCATGGATTGCTAGACTTGATCACCTTGATCATAGGTTTTGGATTGAGGAAAGCAAATCTCACCCACTTTGGGTTGGCAAGAGCTCCTTCTACAg GCTGCCATTGCTTCATGATGAGAAGCTATTAAGACTGGCTGAGCAGAACTACAAGTTTAGGCAAGCTATTTATAGAAAGGAATTGGAGGAAGTGGGAAagtaa